A single Tenacibaculum sp. 190524A02b DNA region contains:
- a CDS encoding T9SS type A sorting domain-containing protein, with protein sequence MRFFLLLSLLFTSQAGFSVSKGHKNHGIIITPSKKNESTPLNKNQQKSKSSILLLKNKKQDKSTCLEEIISFPYTESFETGLGQWKNATVSDDINFTRNSGVTPSNGTGPNIASKGSYYVYVEASGQEKGYPNKIAILNSPCLNFSTLMAPYLSFQYHMYGDSIGELIVDIKKSNETLWRPLYTKSGKSGNAWQTAIVNLKAYAAEESVQLRFKIITAKSWQGDIAIDEVTIAEGNSNPNNCSEEISSFPYVESFEEGLGKWKDVTTGDDLNFTRNSGETPTNGTGPSKASDGNYYVYVEASGKGKGYPNKKAILNSPCLNLSTLTKPQLTFRCQAGGSNAAGELAVEARIGNTEEWISLYTKKGWLGNAWVAENIDLEKYAGEVNIQLRFVVITGNKENSWKGDIAIDAIRIANKEGNYQPSCKAINFNNFIITPFYNSDESGEYSIKNDGASLLLVNDTWKYIPLNYEVKQNTVLEFEFSSTSEGYFQGIGFIRGNTTRYAKQYFKIYGTNDFTFFGNHSFDNYETGTKKYKIPVGNFYTGTMDRLLFINSRHLEPISANSTFSNVKIYEGVCGSSVVAVNDFDTRVDVLGTQDEDIFASIQLAPNPVKKGYKLNIIGLNNSMSGASYKVINMLGQVLEQGKLTKKTINVDKLNPGVYILNIENEITKTNKQFVIE encoded by the coding sequence ATGAGATTTTTTTTATTACTATCGTTATTGTTTACATCACAAGCAGGTTTTTCTGTAAGCAAAGGCCATAAAAATCATGGTATAATTATAACACCTTCTAAAAAAAACGAATCAACTCCATTGAATAAAAATCAACAAAAATCAAAAAGTTCAATATTACTGTTAAAAAATAAGAAGCAAGATAAAAGTACTTGTTTAGAGGAAATAATATCTTTTCCTTATACAGAAAGTTTTGAAACAGGATTAGGTCAATGGAAAAATGCGACTGTTAGTGATGATATAAACTTTACTCGAAATTCAGGAGTAACCCCTTCAAATGGAACAGGTCCTAACATAGCATCAAAGGGAAGTTATTACGTATATGTAGAAGCATCTGGTCAAGAAAAAGGATACCCCAATAAGATAGCCATATTAAACTCACCATGTTTAAATTTTAGTACATTAATGGCTCCTTATTTAAGTTTCCAGTATCATATGTATGGAGATTCTATAGGGGAATTAATAGTTGATATTAAAAAAAGTAACGAAACACTCTGGCGTCCTTTATACACCAAATCGGGAAAAAGCGGAAATGCTTGGCAAACTGCAATTGTAAATCTAAAAGCTTATGCAGCTGAAGAAAGTGTGCAATTACGCTTTAAGATAATAACAGCTAAAAGTTGGCAAGGAGACATAGCTATTGATGAAGTAACCATTGCCGAAGGTAACTCAAATCCTAACAATTGTTCAGAAGAGATAAGTTCTTTTCCTTATGTAGAAAGTTTTGAAGAAGGGTTAGGTAAATGGAAAGATGTGACTACTGGTGATGATTTAAACTTTACGAGAAACTCAGGCGAAACTCCTACAAATGGTACAGGACCAAGCAAAGCTTCTGATGGAAATTATTATGTATATGTTGAGGCTTCTGGAAAAGGAAAAGGATACCCAAATAAAAAAGCTATTTTAAATTCACCATGTTTAAATTTGAGTACTTTAACAAAGCCTCAGTTAACTTTTAGGTGCCAAGCAGGAGGAAGTAATGCAGCAGGAGAATTAGCAGTTGAAGCAAGAATAGGAAATACTGAAGAGTGGATTTCTTTATATACTAAAAAAGGTTGGTTAGGAAATGCATGGGTAGCAGAAAATATAGATTTAGAAAAGTATGCAGGGGAAGTAAATATACAATTACGTTTTGTTGTCATTACAGGAAACAAAGAAAATTCTTGGAAAGGAGATATAGCAATTGATGCTATTAGAATAGCAAATAAAGAAGGAAATTACCAACCAAGTTGCAAAGCAATTAATTTTAATAACTTTATTATAACCCCATTTTATAATTCTGACGAATCAGGAGAATATTCTATAAAAAACGATGGAGCATCTTTATTACTGGTTAATGATACTTGGAAATATATTCCTTTAAATTATGAGGTTAAGCAGAATACAGTATTAGAATTTGAATTTAGTAGTACTTCTGAAGGTTATTTTCAAGGCATAGGTTTTATTAGAGGTAATACAACAAGGTATGCTAAACAATACTTTAAAATTTATGGAACAAATGATTTTACTTTTTTTGGTAACCATAGTTTTGATAATTACGAAACAGGAACTAAGAAGTATAAAATTCCTGTAGGAAATTTTTATACAGGGACAATGGATCGTTTATTATTTATTAATTCAAGGCATTTAGAACCTATCAGTGCTAACTCTACCTTCTCAAACGTTAAAATTTATGAGGGGGTTTGCGGATCATCTGTCGTTGCTGTTAACGATTTTGATACTCGTGTAGATGTATTAGGAACACAAGATGAAGATATCTTTGCATCAATTCAATTAGCACCAAACCCAGTGAAGAAAGGTTACAAACTAAATATTATTGGACTTAATAATAGCATGTCTGGAGCATCATATAAAGTTATTAATATGTTAGGACAAGTATTGGAGCAAGGAAAATTAACTAAGAAAACAATTAATGTAGACAAATTAAATCCAGGAGTATATATATTAAATATAGAAAATGAAATTACTAAAACAAATAAACAATTTGTAATTGAATAG